The following are encoded in a window of Carya illinoinensis cultivar Pawnee chromosome 15, C.illinoinensisPawnee_v1, whole genome shotgun sequence genomic DNA:
- the LOC122295906 gene encoding uncharacterized protein LOC122295906 isoform X1: MAEGSEKRFHSIMDKLFYAPKSVPSSSRKRPNTSSALPLMELNRRGDIVERSQQQSTASAGMSQAPLCRPWDRGDLMKRLATFKSMTWFAKPKVVSAVNCARRGWVNVDMDIIACEACGARLLFSTPSSWTQQQVEKAALVFSLKLDNGHKLLCPWIDNACDETLARFPPMTPPVLVDKYRERCSALLEISALPVISSSAIEWMRSPQLELFLEQSSMQECGDGSAVSYPLEYLDNECNAESANLYYQAQKLISLCGWEYRSLPYVVNSKDGAYQSAEKSSKVTSSHIVTNRQNPSINLESAGIKEIMEADENANVSTRVQSDPNSVVLDCKLCGASVGLWAFSTISWPMELLRLVGYIDVNRENDYVTHDSGSVASNGAISLKERPSNLNLTIAGGPPPTGQNFKATISLPVIGRNLRARLSYDSEFRDRIGANQEGVQSDSQNKNLFQEKNDHTENTPGEQIVQQELGLIESEKHDELCRTTGNDQIFCLSHDISGKGEALGKENNNKVLLEATSFSGQEGPSPGVGMQDSTKENLIESTEKVVQSSFQNGKCPENLDNAISDTSAAEDPSSSQIIDPSAVAPEANVTSRNGENGEDDSSAMVASGNCSLQQLSGTEIQNKEGSLATCSMQTSENNEVFTCHTGKNLKRARSDNAMEFDPIRQHRHFCPWITSTDNGAPGWQQTLSALLRQKGLSPLPRNSQSAFIIEVDDPITSVRRLFMSPSAKRTKMSPPSS, from the exons atgGCGGAAGGTTCAGAGAAGAGGTTCCATTCGATTATGGACAAGCTCTTCTACGCTCCCAAATCCGTACCAAGCTCCTCCAG AAAGCGTCCAAATACATCATCGGCGTTACCACTAATGGAACTCAATCGGAGAGGGGATATAGTTGAGAGATCGCAGCAGCAGTCAACAGCTTCGGCTGGAATGTCTCAAGCTCCGCTGTGCAGGCCGTGGGACCGTGGAGACCTTATGAAAAGATTAGCCACTTTTAAGTCGATGACATGGTTTGCTAAACCCAAG GTTGTCAGTGCTGTGAATTGTGCTAGGAGAGGCTGGGTCAATGTAGATATGGATATCATAGCTTGTGAAGCATGTGGGGCACGCCTCCTCTTTTCCACTCCTTCATCTTGGACCCAGCAGCAAG TTGAGAAAGCAGCCTTGGTATTCAGCTTAAAACTAGACAATGGACATAAATTACTCTGTCCATGGATTGACAATGCCTGCGATGAAACACTGGCACGGTTTCCACCCATGACACCTCCAGTATTAGTTGATAAATATAGAGAACGTTGCTCTGCCCTCTTAGAAATTTCAGCTCTTCCTGTAATATCATCTTCAGCCATTGAATGGATGAGAAGCCCTCAGCTGGAGCTGTTTCTTGAACAATCTTCAATGCAGGAATGCGGCGATGGATCTGCCGTCAGTTATCCATTAGAATATCTTGACAATGAGTGTAATGCAGAGTCTGCTAATTTGTATTATCAG GCACAAAAGCTTATAAGCTTATGTGGCTGGGAATATCGTTCACTACCTTATGTGGTCAACTCCAAGGATGGAGCTTATCAGTCTGCTGAAAAATCCAGTAAAGTAACTTCATCTCATATTGTCACCAATAGACAGAACCCTAGCATCAATCTTGAGTCTGCCGGTATCAAGGAAATTATGGAGGCAGATGAAAATGCCAATGTTTCTACTCGAGTACAATCTGATCCCAATTCTGTTGTCTTAGATTGCAAGCTTTGTGGAGCCAGTGTAGGATTATGGGCTTTCTCTACAATTTCATGGCCTATGGAGTTACTCAGATTAGTTGGTTACATAGATGTCAATAGGGAAAATGATTATGTAACCCATGATTCGGGGAGTGTAGCCTCAAATGGTGCAATATCATTGAAGGAGAGACCATCTAATTTAAATTTGACTATAGCAGGGGGTCCTCCACCAACAGGACAGAATTTTAAAGCGACAATTTCTTTGCCTGTTATTGGCAGGAATTTAAGGGCTCGGTTGTCTTATGATTCTGAGTTTAGAGATCGTATAGGTGCTAACCAAGAAGGTGTTCAATCTGATTCTCAGAATAAGAACCTGTTTCAGGAGAAAAATGACCACACAGAGAACACACCTGGCGAACAAATTGTTCAGCAAGAATTGGGGCTGATAGAGAGTGAAAAACATGATGAACTGTGTCGTACTACTGGCAATGACCAGATATTTTGTTTGAGCCATGATATTAGTGGAAAAGGTGAAGCTCTTGGAAAAGAGAACAACAATAAGGTGCTATTGGAAGCAACAAGTTTTTCTGGGCAAGAAGGACCTTCACCTGGAGTTGGTATGCAGGATTCTACTAAAGAAAATCTGATTGAGAGCACAGAGAAGGTGGTACAGAGTTCCTTTCAGAATGGTAAGTGTCCTGAAAACTTAGATAATGCTATATCAGATACTTCAGCTGCAGAGGATCCTAGTAGCTCTCAGATTATAGACCCTTCTGCTGTGGCACCAGAAGCCAATGTCACAAGTAGAAATGGTGAAAATGGCGAGGATGACTCATCAGCGATGGTTGCATCCGGCAACTGCAGTTTGCAACAGTTGTCAGGAACAGAGATACAAAACAAAGAAGGTTCTTTAGCTACCTGTAGCATGCAGACTTCTGAAAACAATGAAGTTTTTACCTGTCATACAG GAAAAAATCTGAAGCGAGCAAGGTCAGACAATGCAATGGAGTTTGACCCAATCAGGCAACACAGACATTTTTGCCCCTGGATTACATCAACTGACAACGGGGCACCTGGATGGCAACAAACACTGTCTGCTTTACTACGTCAAAAAGGGTTATCTCCTTTACCTCGGAATTCTCAGTCTGCCTTCATAATTGAG GTGGATGATCCCATCACTTCAGTTAGGAGGCTTTTTATGTCTCCGTCAGCAAAAAGAACAAAGATGTCTCCTCCATCCAGCTGA
- the LOC122295906 gene encoding uncharacterized protein LOC122295906 isoform X2 — translation MELNRRGDIVERSQQQSTASAGMSQAPLCRPWDRGDLMKRLATFKSMTWFAKPKVVSAVNCARRGWVNVDMDIIACEACGARLLFSTPSSWTQQQVEKAALVFSLKLDNGHKLLCPWIDNACDETLARFPPMTPPVLVDKYRERCSALLEISALPVISSSAIEWMRSPQLELFLEQSSMQECGDGSAVSYPLEYLDNECNAESANLYYQAQKLISLCGWEYRSLPYVVNSKDGAYQSAEKSSKVTSSHIVTNRQNPSINLESAGIKEIMEADENANVSTRVQSDPNSVVLDCKLCGASVGLWAFSTISWPMELLRLVGYIDVNRENDYVTHDSGSVASNGAISLKERPSNLNLTIAGGPPPTGQNFKATISLPVIGRNLRARLSYDSEFRDRIGANQEGVQSDSQNKNLFQEKNDHTENTPGEQIVQQELGLIESEKHDELCRTTGNDQIFCLSHDISGKGEALGKENNNKVLLEATSFSGQEGPSPGVGMQDSTKENLIESTEKVVQSSFQNGKCPENLDNAISDTSAAEDPSSSQIIDPSAVAPEANVTSRNGENGEDDSSAMVASGNCSLQQLSGTEIQNKEGSLATCSMQTSENNEVFTCHTGKNLKRARSDNAMEFDPIRQHRHFCPWITSTDNGAPGWQQTLSALLRQKGLSPLPRNSQSAFIIEVDDPITSVRRLFMSPSAKRTKMSPPSS, via the exons ATGGAACTCAATCGGAGAGGGGATATAGTTGAGAGATCGCAGCAGCAGTCAACAGCTTCGGCTGGAATGTCTCAAGCTCCGCTGTGCAGGCCGTGGGACCGTGGAGACCTTATGAAAAGATTAGCCACTTTTAAGTCGATGACATGGTTTGCTAAACCCAAG GTTGTCAGTGCTGTGAATTGTGCTAGGAGAGGCTGGGTCAATGTAGATATGGATATCATAGCTTGTGAAGCATGTGGGGCACGCCTCCTCTTTTCCACTCCTTCATCTTGGACCCAGCAGCAAG TTGAGAAAGCAGCCTTGGTATTCAGCTTAAAACTAGACAATGGACATAAATTACTCTGTCCATGGATTGACAATGCCTGCGATGAAACACTGGCACGGTTTCCACCCATGACACCTCCAGTATTAGTTGATAAATATAGAGAACGTTGCTCTGCCCTCTTAGAAATTTCAGCTCTTCCTGTAATATCATCTTCAGCCATTGAATGGATGAGAAGCCCTCAGCTGGAGCTGTTTCTTGAACAATCTTCAATGCAGGAATGCGGCGATGGATCTGCCGTCAGTTATCCATTAGAATATCTTGACAATGAGTGTAATGCAGAGTCTGCTAATTTGTATTATCAG GCACAAAAGCTTATAAGCTTATGTGGCTGGGAATATCGTTCACTACCTTATGTGGTCAACTCCAAGGATGGAGCTTATCAGTCTGCTGAAAAATCCAGTAAAGTAACTTCATCTCATATTGTCACCAATAGACAGAACCCTAGCATCAATCTTGAGTCTGCCGGTATCAAGGAAATTATGGAGGCAGATGAAAATGCCAATGTTTCTACTCGAGTACAATCTGATCCCAATTCTGTTGTCTTAGATTGCAAGCTTTGTGGAGCCAGTGTAGGATTATGGGCTTTCTCTACAATTTCATGGCCTATGGAGTTACTCAGATTAGTTGGTTACATAGATGTCAATAGGGAAAATGATTATGTAACCCATGATTCGGGGAGTGTAGCCTCAAATGGTGCAATATCATTGAAGGAGAGACCATCTAATTTAAATTTGACTATAGCAGGGGGTCCTCCACCAACAGGACAGAATTTTAAAGCGACAATTTCTTTGCCTGTTATTGGCAGGAATTTAAGGGCTCGGTTGTCTTATGATTCTGAGTTTAGAGATCGTATAGGTGCTAACCAAGAAGGTGTTCAATCTGATTCTCAGAATAAGAACCTGTTTCAGGAGAAAAATGACCACACAGAGAACACACCTGGCGAACAAATTGTTCAGCAAGAATTGGGGCTGATAGAGAGTGAAAAACATGATGAACTGTGTCGTACTACTGGCAATGACCAGATATTTTGTTTGAGCCATGATATTAGTGGAAAAGGTGAAGCTCTTGGAAAAGAGAACAACAATAAGGTGCTATTGGAAGCAACAAGTTTTTCTGGGCAAGAAGGACCTTCACCTGGAGTTGGTATGCAGGATTCTACTAAAGAAAATCTGATTGAGAGCACAGAGAAGGTGGTACAGAGTTCCTTTCAGAATGGTAAGTGTCCTGAAAACTTAGATAATGCTATATCAGATACTTCAGCTGCAGAGGATCCTAGTAGCTCTCAGATTATAGACCCTTCTGCTGTGGCACCAGAAGCCAATGTCACAAGTAGAAATGGTGAAAATGGCGAGGATGACTCATCAGCGATGGTTGCATCCGGCAACTGCAGTTTGCAACAGTTGTCAGGAACAGAGATACAAAACAAAGAAGGTTCTTTAGCTACCTGTAGCATGCAGACTTCTGAAAACAATGAAGTTTTTACCTGTCATACAG GAAAAAATCTGAAGCGAGCAAGGTCAGACAATGCAATGGAGTTTGACCCAATCAGGCAACACAGACATTTTTGCCCCTGGATTACATCAACTGACAACGGGGCACCTGGATGGCAACAAACACTGTCTGCTTTACTACGTCAAAAAGGGTTATCTCCTTTACCTCGGAATTCTCAGTCTGCCTTCATAATTGAG GTGGATGATCCCATCACTTCAGTTAGGAGGCTTTTTATGTCTCCGTCAGCAAAAAGAACAAAGATGTCTCCTCCATCCAGCTGA
- the LOC122297557 gene encoding early nodulin-like protein 1, whose product MASLTFTFSSKLFLFMILCLSSNQFSFVAPSQFEVGGDHGWVVPKSKNDQLYNQWASENRFKVDDTVYFKYKKDSVLVVSEEEYEKCHSAHPLFFSNNGDSVFKLDRPGLFYFISGVSGHCERGQKMIIKVLEPAHPPDQSANDNTTTDVPTQNNAAAVVFDQNMNAISSPIILSSMVSFFGLLFV is encoded by the exons ATGGCTTCTCTCACCTTTACATTTTCCTCCAAACTTTTTCTGTTTATGATTCTTTGTCTCTCATCCAACCAATTCTCTTTCGTTGCACCCTCCCAGTTCGAAGTCGGCGGCGATCATGGCTGGGTTGTTCCCAAGTCTAAGAATGATCAACTGTACAACCAGTGGGCTTCTGAAAACAGGTTCAAAGTTGATGACACTGTCT ATTTCAAGTACAAGAAAGACTCAGTTTTGGTGGTGAGTGAGGAGGAGTACGAGAAATGCCACTCGGCTCATCCCCTGTTCTTCTCCAACAATGGTGACAGTGTCTTCAAACTGGACAGACCGGGATTGTTCTATTTCATCAGTGGGGTTTCTGGACACTGCGAGAGAGGGCAGAAGATGATCATCAAAGTTTTGGAGCCTGCACATCCTCCTGATCAATCTGCAAACGACAACACGACAACAGATGTTCCAACCCAAAACAATGCTGCTGCAGTAGTATTTGATCAGAATATGAATGCCATTTCTTCTCCAATAATCTTGTCCTCCATGG
- the LOC122295906 gene encoding uncharacterized protein LOC122295906 isoform X3, which produces MDIIACEACGARLLFSTPSSWTQQQVEKAALVFSLKLDNGHKLLCPWIDNACDETLARFPPMTPPVLVDKYRERCSALLEISALPVISSSAIEWMRSPQLELFLEQSSMQECGDGSAVSYPLEYLDNECNAESANLYYQAQKLISLCGWEYRSLPYVVNSKDGAYQSAEKSSKVTSSHIVTNRQNPSINLESAGIKEIMEADENANVSTRVQSDPNSVVLDCKLCGASVGLWAFSTISWPMELLRLVGYIDVNRENDYVTHDSGSVASNGAISLKERPSNLNLTIAGGPPPTGQNFKATISLPVIGRNLRARLSYDSEFRDRIGANQEGVQSDSQNKNLFQEKNDHTENTPGEQIVQQELGLIESEKHDELCRTTGNDQIFCLSHDISGKGEALGKENNNKVLLEATSFSGQEGPSPGVGMQDSTKENLIESTEKVVQSSFQNGKCPENLDNAISDTSAAEDPSSSQIIDPSAVAPEANVTSRNGENGEDDSSAMVASGNCSLQQLSGTEIQNKEGSLATCSMQTSENNEVFTCHTGKNLKRARSDNAMEFDPIRQHRHFCPWITSTDNGAPGWQQTLSALLRQKGLSPLPRNSQSAFIIEVDDPITSVRRLFMSPSAKRTKMSPPSS; this is translated from the exons ATGGATATCATAGCTTGTGAAGCATGTGGGGCACGCCTCCTCTTTTCCACTCCTTCATCTTGGACCCAGCAGCAAG TTGAGAAAGCAGCCTTGGTATTCAGCTTAAAACTAGACAATGGACATAAATTACTCTGTCCATGGATTGACAATGCCTGCGATGAAACACTGGCACGGTTTCCACCCATGACACCTCCAGTATTAGTTGATAAATATAGAGAACGTTGCTCTGCCCTCTTAGAAATTTCAGCTCTTCCTGTAATATCATCTTCAGCCATTGAATGGATGAGAAGCCCTCAGCTGGAGCTGTTTCTTGAACAATCTTCAATGCAGGAATGCGGCGATGGATCTGCCGTCAGTTATCCATTAGAATATCTTGACAATGAGTGTAATGCAGAGTCTGCTAATTTGTATTATCAG GCACAAAAGCTTATAAGCTTATGTGGCTGGGAATATCGTTCACTACCTTATGTGGTCAACTCCAAGGATGGAGCTTATCAGTCTGCTGAAAAATCCAGTAAAGTAACTTCATCTCATATTGTCACCAATAGACAGAACCCTAGCATCAATCTTGAGTCTGCCGGTATCAAGGAAATTATGGAGGCAGATGAAAATGCCAATGTTTCTACTCGAGTACAATCTGATCCCAATTCTGTTGTCTTAGATTGCAAGCTTTGTGGAGCCAGTGTAGGATTATGGGCTTTCTCTACAATTTCATGGCCTATGGAGTTACTCAGATTAGTTGGTTACATAGATGTCAATAGGGAAAATGATTATGTAACCCATGATTCGGGGAGTGTAGCCTCAAATGGTGCAATATCATTGAAGGAGAGACCATCTAATTTAAATTTGACTATAGCAGGGGGTCCTCCACCAACAGGACAGAATTTTAAAGCGACAATTTCTTTGCCTGTTATTGGCAGGAATTTAAGGGCTCGGTTGTCTTATGATTCTGAGTTTAGAGATCGTATAGGTGCTAACCAAGAAGGTGTTCAATCTGATTCTCAGAATAAGAACCTGTTTCAGGAGAAAAATGACCACACAGAGAACACACCTGGCGAACAAATTGTTCAGCAAGAATTGGGGCTGATAGAGAGTGAAAAACATGATGAACTGTGTCGTACTACTGGCAATGACCAGATATTTTGTTTGAGCCATGATATTAGTGGAAAAGGTGAAGCTCTTGGAAAAGAGAACAACAATAAGGTGCTATTGGAAGCAACAAGTTTTTCTGGGCAAGAAGGACCTTCACCTGGAGTTGGTATGCAGGATTCTACTAAAGAAAATCTGATTGAGAGCACAGAGAAGGTGGTACAGAGTTCCTTTCAGAATGGTAAGTGTCCTGAAAACTTAGATAATGCTATATCAGATACTTCAGCTGCAGAGGATCCTAGTAGCTCTCAGATTATAGACCCTTCTGCTGTGGCACCAGAAGCCAATGTCACAAGTAGAAATGGTGAAAATGGCGAGGATGACTCATCAGCGATGGTTGCATCCGGCAACTGCAGTTTGCAACAGTTGTCAGGAACAGAGATACAAAACAAAGAAGGTTCTTTAGCTACCTGTAGCATGCAGACTTCTGAAAACAATGAAGTTTTTACCTGTCATACAG GAAAAAATCTGAAGCGAGCAAGGTCAGACAATGCAATGGAGTTTGACCCAATCAGGCAACACAGACATTTTTGCCCCTGGATTACATCAACTGACAACGGGGCACCTGGATGGCAACAAACACTGTCTGCTTTACTACGTCAAAAAGGGTTATCTCCTTTACCTCGGAATTCTCAGTCTGCCTTCATAATTGAG GTGGATGATCCCATCACTTCAGTTAGGAGGCTTTTTATGTCTCCGTCAGCAAAAAGAACAAAGATGTCTCCTCCATCCAGCTGA
- the LOC122295907 gene encoding single-stranded DNA-binding protein, mitochondrial gives MANSMGTLSRRLWRSLFSNSRPSSHYLSAKSMCTTGTGHLSSGEAASESEPDSVPPLPQQSSPSQESDPQQRMVYDRPLENGLDVGIYKAIVVGQVGQSPLQKKLRSGRTVTLLSVGTGGIRNNRRPLDNEDPREYANRCAVQWHRVSVYPEKLGGVVMKHAVPGTILYLEGNLETKIFTDPTTGFVRRIREIAIRRNGRLVFVGNGGDAPKPSQSELKGVGYY, from the exons ATGGCGAACTCCATGGGTACGCTCTCACGAAGGTTATGGCGCTCTCTGTTCTCAAACTCTAGGCCTTCTTCCCATTACCTCTCCGCTAAGTCTATGTGCACTACCGGAACCGGTCACCTGTCCTCCGGCGAAGCCGCCTCCGAGTCGGAACCAGACTCAGTCCCCCCATTACCGCAGCAATCTTCCCCATCCCAAGAATCCGACCCACAACAACGCATGGTTTATGACCGACCCCTTGAGAACGGCCTCGACGTCGGCATCTATAAG GCAATAGTGGTGGGGCAAGTGGGTCAGAGTCCGTTGCAGAAAAAGCTGAGAAGTGGGAGGACGGTGACGCTGTTATCGGTGGGGACGGGTGGGATTCGCAACAATCGGAGGCCGTTGGATAATGAGGATCCCAGGGAGTACGCCAATCGGTGCGCAGTTCAGTGGCATCGGGTTTCAGTTTATCCTGAGAAGTTGGGCGGAGTTGTCATGAAGCATGCTGTGCCTGG TACGATTCTGTATTTGGAGGGGAATCTGGAGACCAAAATCTTCACTGATCCGACAACAGGTTTTGTTCGACGTATAAGAGAGATTGCCATTCGTCGAAATG GTCGCCTTGTATTCGTAGGTAATGGTGGTGATGCACCGAAACCTTCACAGTCTGAATTGAAAGGTGTTGGCTATTACTAG